The DNA window TCCTTCAGCTTCTCTTTGGGCAGGTCGTCCAGCTCCATGTTAAAGGTGAACGGCTCCTCAGCCaccggctacacacacacacacacacacacacacacacacacacacacacacacacacacacacacacacacacacacacacacacacacacacacacacacacacacacacaaagtgttagAAAGATCCTAATACCATGAACCTCCCCAGCACAACTGAAGTACCGCTccattcgcacacacacgcacgcacacacacacacacacgcacgcacacacgcacacacacacacacacacacgcacacacacacacacgcacacacacgcacacacacacacacacacacctcatcagtgGGGTCGTAGTACTGCTCcattcgcgcacacacacacacacacacacacgcacacacacacctcatcagtgGGGTCGTAGTACTGCTCCAGGTAGGGATGGGCCAACGCATCTTCCACTGTGATGCGCTTGATGGGGTTGAAGGTCAACATACGGTCCAGCAAGTCCAGAGCtgatggacaacacacacacacacacacacacacacacacacacacacacacacacacacacacacacacacacacacacacacacacacacacacacacacacacacacacacacacacacacacacacacacacacacacacgtgttagaAAAATCATAACACAATAGCGCAATTGTAGTATCACTACATGGGCTGTAACGATTCCAAAATgatggacccacacacacacacacacacacacacagacaccatatTCAGTATCAAGTTAATTCAGTTTCAAGTTTGTTCCAGGGGATCTtgggctttatgtgtgtgtgtgtgtgtgtgtgtgtgtgtgtgtacccttgtTGTCAGCCTTGGGGAAGAGTTTGTTCCAGGGGATCTTGGGCTTCTGGGGCAGAGACTGCAGGTAGTTTCTGGCCTTCATGTTGATGATGCAGTTCAGGTCCTCCTGAGAGGGGGAGCCCAggatgcctacacacacacacacacacacacacacacacacacacacacacacacacacacacacacacacacacacacacacacacacacacacacacacacacacacacacacacacacacacacacacacacacacacacacacacacacacacacacacacacacacacagagagagaagaagagtggtCAGGTATAGTGTCCCATCTCATATTCAGAATAGGGGTATTTGCCCTTTTTGCTGTAAGAATCGACTTCTTAAATATTTAGATCTATTTGTGGGAGAATTCGTTTCTCATCTCAGTAAATCAATAGGAGAATGTTCAGgaaaagacaccacacacacacacgtctctgaattcagcacacacacacctctgaattCAGCTGAACACAAGCTAAGGTAGTTAGTTAATTGCCCCTTACCCTGCATGTGCTTAAGATAGGGTAGTTAGTTAATTGCCCTTACCCTGCATGTGCTTAAGCTAGGGCAGTTAGTTAATTGCCCTTACCCTGCATGTGCTTAAGATAGGGTAGTTAGTTAATTGCCCTTACCCTGCATGTGGTTATGCTAGGGTAGTTAGTTAATTGCCCTTACCCTGTATGTGCTTAAGCTAGGGTAGTTAGTTAATTGCCCCTTACCCTGTATGTGCTTAAGCTAGGGTAGTTAGTTAATTGCCCTTACCCTGTATGTGGTTATGCTAGGGTAGTTAATTAATTGCCCTTACCCTGTATGTGCTTAAGCTAGGGCAGTTAGTTAATTGCCCTTACCCTGTGTGTGCTTAAGCTAGGGCAGTTAGTTAATTGCCCTTACCCTGTGTGTGCTTAAGCTAGGGCAGTTAGTTAATTGCCCTTACCCTGTGTGCTTAAGCTAGGGTAGTTAGTCGTtagttaaagtgtaactccgaCGAAAATTGACCAAAGAGTGTTTTCCTGAAAGAAAACTAAGCCGTGGAGACCATAGACATGGAGACggtagactgtatatatagtctATGGTGGAGAcggtatatatatctatggtggaGACGGTATGCTTCAGTGTTTTACATCGTCAAGCACTACAGAGCCAGCACTGGCGTGAGCTAGAGAGCAAAAGCACAAACTGTGGATTAGTTAAGGGCAGTGAGCCAAACTATTTCAGAAGAGCTTTTTTAAAGCagcaatattgctcaaaacggCTACAAACCTTGCTGTGCTTTAGCTTGCTACGcataaaacaaagcaacaaCAATGTGGTTCAGAAACCAGGAGCCTCCCTTTACCAGCTCCTCCCTTTACCAGCTCCTCCCTTTACCAGCTCCTCCCTTTACTCCCTTTACCAGCTCCTCCCTTTACTCCCTTTACCAGCTCCTCCCTTTACCAGCTCCTCCCTTTACTCCCTTTACCAGCTCCTCCCTTTACCAGCTCCTCCCTTTACCAGCTCCTCCCTTTACTCCCTTTACCAGCTCCTCCCTTTACCAGCTCCTCCCTTTACCAGCTCCTCCCTTTACTCCCTTTACCAGCTCCTCCCTTTACCAGCTCCTCCCTTTACCAGCTCCTCCCTTTACTCCCTTTACCAGCTCCTCCCTTTACTCCCTTTACCAGCTCCTCCCTTTACTCCCTTTACCAGCTCCTCCCTTTACCAGCTCCTCCCTTTACCAGCTCCTCCCTTTACTCCCTTTACCAGCTCCTCCCTTTACTCCCTTTACCAGCTCCTCCCTTTACCAGCTCCTCCCTTTACCAGCTCCTCCCTTTACTCCCTTTACCAGCTCCTCCCTTTACTCCCTTTACCAGCTCCTCCCTTTACTCCCTTTACCAGCTCCTCCCTTTACCAGCTCCTCCCTTTACCAGCTCCTCCCTTTACTCCCTTTACCAGCTCCTCCCTTTACCAGCTCCTCCCTTTACTCCCTTTACCAGCTCCTCCCTTTACTCCCTTTACCAGCTCCTCCCTTTACTCCCTTTACCAGCTCCTCCCTTTACCAGCTCCTCCCTTTACCAGCTCCTCCCTTTACTCCCTTTACCAGCTCCTCCCTTTACCAGCTCCTCCCTTTACTCCCTTTACCAGCTCCTCCCTTTACCAGCTCCTccctttaccagctcctctctttaccagctcctctcgaaGGGACATCCATCTAGGGTGATTACGTGACGTGAGATTGCCCCTTAgctggggtaggtagtaggtaGTTAATTGGCCCTTAGCTGGGGTAGGTAGCTAATTGCCCCTTAGCTGGGGTAGGTAGGTAGTGAATTGGCCCTTAGCTGGGGTAGGCCGATAGGGTAGTTAATTACCCAGTACGTGATTAAGATCGGGTAGTTAATTACCCAGTACGTGATTAAGATCGGGTAGTTAGTTACCCAGTACGTGATTAAGATCGGGTAGTTAATTACCCAGTACGTGATTAAGATAGGGTAGTTAGTTACCCAGTACGTGATTAAGATCGGGTAGTTAATTACCCAGTACGTGATTAAGATAGGGTAGTTAATTGGCCCTTACCCAGTATGTGATTAAGATAGGGTAGTTAATTACCCAGTACGTGATTAAGATAGGGTAGTTTATTACCCCGTATGTGATTAAGATAGGGTAGTTAATTGGCCCTTACCCAGTATGTGGTTGAGTTGGTCCAGGTAGTGTTTGCCAGGGAAGATGGGTCTGTTGGACAACATCTCAGCCAGAATGCAGCCCACTGACCAGATATCAATAGACTTGGTGTAGCCCTGTTTTGAAAACAacgttagacacacacacactctcacacacacacacacagatatcaatGGACTTGGTGTAGCCCTGTTTTAGAACACACCattagacacagacagacaggcagtgtgtgtgtgtgtgtgtgtgtgtgtgtgtgtgtgtgtgtgtgtgtgtgtgtgtgtgtgtgtgtgtgtgtgtgtgtgtgtgtgtgtgtgtgtgtgtgtgtgtgtgtgtgcgtgcgtgcgtgcgtgcgtgcgtgcgtgcgtgcgtgcgtgcgtgcgtgcgtgcgtgcgtgcgtgcgtgcgtgcgtgcgtgcgtgcgtgcgtgtgtgtgtgtgtaccttggagTTGAGCATGATCTCCGGAGCGCGGTACCAGCGGGTGGCCACGTACTCGGTCAGGAAGCCGGTGTGGTCATGCTCTGGGTCGGCTATCCTGGCCAGGCCGAAGTCACAGatctacacacagagagacattacattacattacttttacGTCACTTTACAgtgtttcccccagaaaatgtgttagttaaggtggtgtctgtccaggggaagggggcgtcgccgtagcgtccccgccgcatcgccgccactgccctacgatgggggggggggctcgagaccgttggtttaactgcagccgagaccgagtgacaacgaccgagtcttttaggaagcaagtctgagtcgagaccgagtcttaaaggactcaaggccgcatcaagaccaaccaaagaaaggggttttcataatttacatcaccaaggatcacagttcaattcccaaagggtagagaggggattgttggctacaggagcagtctagcacacacttgtctaaataacttcttttctgatttacttgaagacaaggaggtcagctgaagtaaaaatttagtaggctgtcagcatttcattaatgttgaaaatattgaattttgacactaatgacagcaatatacctggatttcacattcattgtatcagatgtatcagcaaccaattaaacatcattaacacaatttagacaatattataccttaaaagtgtaagtttacaactccaatacagggccttttgtatctttcaaaacctttgcactgctcagcatagcaccataggatatattttaaagccagtcaatattataatattctattaaaaccaagaatatttgtaatggtggatattttagaatataccatgaaataaagatgaaactgtatgaaaatgtaacattgcgactgtatggtaaagttagtgaattgtgatttagtagcctaagctgcaattctttgattgaagctgtatattgtgcgtgcctgttgctcatatagcctaagagagccggaacgtttttaatgctttttaaaacataattagcgagatcgtaccgcattgaacgctaatattttgtcactagcaaccaaatctgtcatctgtcaaatagcctacagttgcatgttcagctctgaacaaaaacattcaggagttATTTCAGCAAAACCGAAACGTGCGTCcccgtcccgcccggtcgggatgaatgaaactggcatgggagacaagaggctacagtttgaagtttaaactagcctgtgtaaacctcagacaatttcagtattttacaacacgtgaatgaatagccgtcacaagttgttgttagctgtaggctagatggcacaagtgtttgtcacaacaaattacaagatgcagtgggctatgcctATGCATtagtagacgagtgataaaaaaaaaaaaaaaaagataaagcgctcaaaagtgttatgccgctcatcccacacatttggtagattcaacggagaaccattcctgtgagagtcgtcaaatctagctaggtttaggctatttgtgttcgcagtcactgtgagatatgcgtggcagtggaaCCATCAaataggccaactcgatttgaaagtttcttttttttatgcgttctacagagaagggagactagcggctacggtttggaatgacagggagaaaacatgacagagtaatacggcgaatatcactatacataatatatttatttatttatttatttattgaagacgctagttaaggcggcagccctgtgttattaaggcggccgccttagcaggaaagcgctgcgggaaaccctgctttataaaacattacattacattacttttaAGTCACTTTATAAAACATTACATGACGTTACGTTACAACACATAATGTTACGTAACGGTACAACACGTAGCATTATACTACGTTACATTATAAAACATTATGTTACGTttagtgctgccgcgattaatcgacataatcgaactaatcgattatgaaaatgagTCGATGccaatttttttagtcgactaatcgttttgccattgaccccctatttatttttggtctcccgtctctaacggctgtaatgttattaattctgttattaactctacaaaagtaggctgatattgatatgagcatatctatatctatggctacaTGTCATgtttggcccttcagttgagttaaaaataaaatggacacaaaaaaataacgaaaacttgatttaaaaaaaaaaaaaaaaaatagttgtttagattagtcgactaatcgaagaattagtcgaaagattaatcgctagaaaattagtcgttagtggcagcactagtTACGTTACGATACGATACAACACATAACATCACATCACGTTACGTTAAGTtctaaaacattaaattacGTTACtttaacacattacattacattacgttaTAAAACATTATGTTATGttacaaaacataacattacattataaCATGTTACGTTACATTATgttacattacaatacattacGTTCGTTAAGTTATGTTACGTTATGTAATTCAAACAACATTTCTaggaaaatatataaaaaggTAAAGTGCACTAAGAATAAGTGCATCGAGAGTGCTATTTCAAACAGTCAAGTGTCAGTTTCAGtcaggtgtatgtatgtgtgtgccaagAGCCAAGAGATTCCCAcccctacgtgtgtgtgtgtgtgtgtgtgtgtgtgtgtaagcccacattatggttatggatatTATTTACTTGCAGAGAGGCAGGTTGCTAAGCCcacattatggttatggatatTATTTACTACAAGTTTACAAGTAATAATGTACAAGTAAGTACAGTATTTCTACCCCAGCTTGGTACAGTGTTGGTATACTGTTAGTATCCTGTCGTTTTAGTAGCTAGTATCCCTCTCTACTACAAGGCATactgcactgaaaatgtgctAGGACTTATTTTGATCAGGGTtctagagttctgagaatacaGAGAGAATTGTCAGCAGCTCGGTGGACGTATCAAATAAACTTCTAAAGCAAACGCTACCAAACCATTCGTACGATCATGATCTAACCCAATTATCAATTATCTAACATAGTGTCTTGTTGCCTGATGTTCAGCTATTGACGCTTACCATTCAAAGCTTGCTAGTTAATATTGTTAAATTAGCTTAAATCAGTTTTCAACTAAATTAGATCTAAATAGCCACACAGAAATGTCTTCGTTCAGacgtttgtttatttactagGTACTGAAGTTCTGTATACTGAACGTCTTTCTGACGTTGTGACCTGTTTGTAAGTCCAGCGAGAGACACAAAGTTGGATGCTCAATAAAACTtttgatttattaacaacaaaacaactgaAATTAATAGTTCATTATCAATCGTCTTTCTCGCAGTATGACAACTTCTGACGCTGTAGTTACtctgcatttctgattggatgtTGGCAGCACAATCAACTccactgattggttcattgATGAAGGCACTTCGGTGGAGGAGCTTCCACTCCCATGCTATTCACCAGCCGTGGGGGTCTGGAGGAGGAAGATCCTCTCTGTGCAGTCGTTTTCCATTCCGCTAGCGGTCGCTTTCACAAATGTGACTGATTTAAGTGACATTGCGTTTGAAAAGCGATTAGCTCTATGTTGTTTTGATTAGGGAGTTGGTTAAATGTATGTACATTTTATCATTTCAATTTCCCTGAAATGTTTAGGGAGGATTGTCCTCAATGTCGAGGTccagcctgtgagtgtgtgtgtgtgtgtgtgtgtgtaccttgaggtCACAGGTGGTGTTGATGAGCAGGTTGGAGGGCTTGAGGTCGCGGTGCAGCACGTTGGcggagtggatgtgtgtgtgtgtgtgtgtgtgtgtgtgtgtgtgtgtgtgtgtgtgtgtaccttgaggtCACAGGTGGTGTTGATGAGCAGGTTGGAGGGCTTGAGGTCGCGGTGCAGGACGTTGGCGGAGTGGATGTACTTGAGGCCGCGCAGGATCTGGTACAGGAAGTAGCAGATGTGGTCGTTGCTCAGCTGCTGGGTCTTCAGGAGCTTGTACAGGTCCGTCTCCATCAGGTCCTGCACGATGTAGCTACACGCACGCcgtcaaggacacacacacacacacacgccgcaccaccaaacacacacactacatctgtccgtctatgtgtgtgtgtgtgtgtgtgtgtgtgtgtgtgtgagagaattgaaggagataatgtgtgtatgagagtgaacATGCATAGGCGAGAGAGAAATAATAACAGCATTACatggcgcgcgcgcgcgcactcacacacacacacacacacacacacacacacacacacacacacacacacacacacacacacacacacacacacacacacacacacacacacacacggtgtaatACTTAACAGCAGGGGACAGGACATCCTTTAAGAGGATCTGGAGCTGTTTctctccactagatggcagtagaGCACAAACTGGACCCGATGTTTACAATGTTTCCCCCAAAATGCCTTGCTGCAGGCAACACCCGCACCTGTAGCATGTCAACACAAGCGTGCCAAACTGATGTCTCATCCCTGctttacacacagtgtatctttttaaaaacattctgattctttttaaaaacattctgattctttttaaaaacattctgattctttttaaaaacattctGATTCTTTTGAAGCTGCAAAGGTCCAGCAGGGATGGCCACTCTTGCAGCTGACGCCTGATTGGTGACCCCTCACCTGACGTGGACCAGTGGGGTACActacgaatctcgctgaacaCAACCAGGctttctttggataacctggatcgCTAAATACGAAAGTcacaatcagagttgagtggtattactaaactcactcacggatgaatttatcaaactaggctttcagctcagatctgtgcgcgttctcgtggttggggtgactttgaccaatcgggaaacgtggagatgcacaagacagcctagttTAAACAACGATTACTTtagcatttatgagcggtagcaaaATCTAGGGTAGTCTTTTTTAGTGTCCagcctataacatcaaaaaaatcgatggtcatcagatattgtatgctaTGCATGTCCATAAAAGTGATATATCTGcatgcgcaacatagttaaagcgccttcgagtttcaaaatgtttgaagaggtgGAGTTGCTCCAGTAGATGCTTCGTTCTTCAAGATAATTGGTCACTAGTCAGTAGGattagtcagagggcggtgatttttcacgatttgagctataagttagcacataacctgctcccgaccaggtttggttgcgagcataagataccatggtgatacagcgacgctaaaacaaatccactttcgtatgacagcacaccctggctttgagcgcaacatacctcgctaagccactaatcgagattcgtagtataccccacaggtGTGTTTTATTACAGCTTAGAgttgtttgttgcttttgttcatttgttaGTTTGCTGCCACAAGCTAAGACATGTTTGTCAACATGACACTAACAGCGGGTGTAGTTCCTATTTAGTCCATCAAGGGGCACTGTAAAGAATCCCATACACTTGTACACAGATAGAAACGCTTTCCCCTTCCAAAGTAAAAGACGgacggactcacacacacacacacacacacacacacacacacacacacacacacacacacagagaaaggatACACATCCCTCATGTAGTCGATGCGGCGAGCGCGCAGGATGTCGTTGATGCCGATGATGTTCTCGTGACGGAAGCGCAGCAGGATCTTGATCTCACGCAGCGTGCGCTGGCAGTACGTCTGGTGCTCGAACGGGCTGATCTTCTTAATCGCCACGCGCAGCTTGTTCACGTTATCAAACGCcgagctgaaacacacacacacacacatatatgtgaccctgtgaAGTGGAACCAGTCGTTTGGGTAAaaattattaaattaagttattgtgctcacgtgaacggccataaactaagctttccaacgatatgtatatcgagggtattacacaaactatcgctaagataaccgcatccaaagttgacatggttctcctgtcacaatatgccagaagaggagaaatcacctttttaagcggcgcgtgcacaacgggaatgacagcaaatgtgttgaatcttcgccaggttaaacagtcaaaacttatgttttccgtgaaatgcgttcacgatatgaaactgtagactgtatacagtcgaattatgcgaaaacgtgaaattcaacattttaacccggaagtttgttattgttgattttctcaaaataacgttgtgcgcaaaacgactgatttcgctttgaatggtcacatatctTCTTAATCGCCACGCGAAGCTTGTTCACGTTATCAAACGCcgagctgaaacacacacacacacacacatatatattcttAATCGCCACGCGAAGCTTGTTCACGTTATCAAACGCcgagctgaaacacacacacacacacacacacacacatatatcttcTTAATTGCCACGCGAAGCTTGTTCACGTTATCAAACGCcgagctgaaacacacacacacacacacacatatatcttcTTAATCGCCACGCGAAGCTTGTTCACGTTATCAAACGCcgagctgaaacacacacacacacacacacatatatcttcTTAATCGCCACGCGAAGCTTGTTCACGTTATCAAACGCcgagctgaaacacacacacacacacacacacacacacatatatcttcTTAATCGCCACGCGAAGCTTGTTCACGTTATCAAACGCcgagctgaaacacacacacacacacacacacacacacacacacatatatcttcTTAATCGCCACGCGAATCTTGTTCACGTTATCAAACGCcgagctgaaacacacacacacacacacacacacacacacacatatatcttcTTAATCGCCACGCGAATCTTGTTCACGTTATCAAACGCcgagctgaaacacacacacacacacatatatcttcTTAATCGCCACGCGAATCTTGTTCACGTTATCAAACGCcgagctgaaacacacacacacacacatatatcttcTTAATCGCCACGCGAAGCTTGTTCACGTTATCAAACGCcgagctgaaacacacacacacacacacacatatatcttcTTAATCGCCACGCGAAGCTTGTTCACGTTATCAAACGCcgagctgaaacacacacacacacacacacacatatatcttcTTAATCGCCACGCGAAGCTTGTTCACGTTATCAAACGCcgagctgaaacacacacacacacacatttatcttcTTAATCGCCACGCGAAGCTTGTTCACGTTATCAAACGCcgagctgaaacacacacacacacacacacacatatatcttcTTAATCGCCACGCGAAGCTTGTTCACGTTATCAAACGCcgagctgaaacacacacacacacacacacacatatatcttcTTAATCGCCACGCGAAGCTTGTTCACGTTATCAAACGCcgagctgaaacacacacacacacacacacacacatatatcttcTTAATCGCCACGCGAATCTTGTTCACGTTATCAAACGCCGAGCTGAGACACATAAACATGcttgtgagtgagtttgtgtctggTGCTCAAAAGGATTGAtcttcatagtgtgtgtgtgtgtgtgtgtgtgtggtgcgcaaATGGGCTGAtcttcatagtgtgtgtgtgtgtgtgtgtgagtctaagtgtgtgcgtgtggtgctCAAATGGGCTGAtcttcatagtgtgtgtgtacgtgtgtgtgagtgagtgagtgagtgagtgagtgagtgagtgagtgagtgtgtgtgtgagagcgtgtgtgtgagtgagtgtgtgagcgcacacacacacacacacacacacaacacacacgcacacatgtacatgggcacactcaagcatgcacacacacacacacacacacgagggtcAGGGTGTAGAATCTGAATGAGCCTCTGTATAACCCCCACTCACTCTCATGccaaacacacctacatacacatagagagagagagagagggatagagagagggagagagaaggagggatggagggagggatggagggagagagggaaggagggatagagggagagagaaggagggatggagggagagagggatggagagggatggagggagggagggagagagggaaggagagagaaagggcaagaGGGGCGTAGAGATGaaaagacaaagggagagagagacaaagggagagaggggaggtagagagagagagagagagagaggtggtgaagGGAGGGCTATATCCTCAGTATGATGACTATTGGACCAAAGGGTTATTGTCAGAAATCTCCCTGAAATGACCCTTTCTAGAACACAGGCCCATTCTAGAACACAGGCCCATTCTAGAACAAAGGCCCATTCTAGAACACCGGCCCGGTCTATAGAACACAGACTCATTCTATAGAACACAGACCCATTCTATAGAACACAAACCCATTCTAGAATGCAGAACACAGGCCCATTCATTCTAGAACATATGCCCAATCGGCCCATTCTAGAACGAAGGCCCATTCTATAGAACACAGGCCCCCACAGGCCCATTCTTTAGAACACAGGCCCCCACAGGTCCATTCTATAGAACATAGGCCCCCACATGCCCATTCTAGAACACATACCCATTCTAGAACATAGGCCCATTCTAGAGGGCTTATTGAACAAGCCACTCGCCTGTGGAGttcagtcacacatgcacatgcaccaaCACACGTGAAGGCCTGTGCAAATAAACATCGAACACGCCTAACATCTCCACAAATTAAATACAACTAAAACCACTACAGTTGTATAACGCAGCAACGTTTGGTGTGATTACGATGTcaaatggcctgtgtgtgtgtgtttgggttatTGTGTGCAGGAAACCAATTCCGAAGGAGTTGTATAGAGGACTAGCAGGCGAGGGTAAACAAACAGGCCGCGCAAACAGCCGACACAACAGGTTTCAGATTAATAGCTGATCTCATTGCACCACACAAACTGACTTGAACTTCATCCTTGCGCAGTTGTGCAAGGAGAATTAACCAACTTCCTGTGGCGAAAGAACGTGTCCAGTTGATAACCACCACATTCTATCTACGAACGACACAAAT is part of the Sardina pilchardus chromosome 22, fSarPil1.1, whole genome shotgun sequence genome and encodes:
- the mapk3 gene encoding mitogen-activated protein kinase 3, which gives rise to MADSSSSAGAGGAGGSNNAATGAGGAVAPGEATGAAGSKPGLESVKGQNFDVGPRYTDLLYIGEGAYGMVCSAFDNVNKLRVAIKKISPFEHQTYCQRTLREIKILLRFRHENIIGINDILRARRIDYMRDVYIVQDLMETDLYKLLKTQQLSNDHICYFLYQILRGLKYIHSANVLHRDLKPSNLLINTTCDLKICDFGLARIADPEHDHTGFLTEYVATRWYRAPEIMLNSKGYTKSIDIWSVGCILAEMLSNRPIFPGKHYLDQLNHILGILGSPSQEDLNCIINMKARNYLQSLPQKPKIPWNKLFPKADNKALDLLDRMLTFNPIKRITVEDALAHPYLEQYYDPTDEPVAEEPFTFNMELDDLPKEKLKELIYEETARFQANYQGS